The following are from one region of the Paenibacillus bovis genome:
- a CDS encoding DRTGG domain-containing protein, with translation MQEHEESITKHEQLLQHIEKLKIGSKISVRKLARQMGVSEGTAYRAVKEAENMGIVVTRERIGTVRIEKRPRGISDQLTFADVAEIVEGKVLGGGSGLDKTLVKYAIGAMKMDAMMRYVEAGSLLIVGNREDAHSLALEHGAAVLITGGFGTSLEVKALADERGLPIISSRHDTFTVASMINRALFDRMIKKKIMLVEDIIAGKPKPGVLKASSMAADFYEVAEKTGYLRLAVVDEWNRVIGIVGRKEIEELQEDQPIEKVLIRRPITATLQTSLASAAQTMMWEGIDFLPIVDRNRKLIGTVTRREVLQAMRDAQQEPQAGNVETFDHLIWNGFAEERDEDGGIVYHGFITPQMATDLGNISEGILISVMIQAAIRTARLLSGHDYVLDNISTYFLRPVQIEDAIVIRPIVLESSRRTYKLEIEIIYENMPVSKSVLTLQSIDHG, from the coding sequence TTGCAGGAACATGAGGAATCGATTACAAAGCATGAACAGCTTTTGCAGCATATCGAAAAGCTCAAAATCGGCTCCAAAATCTCTGTGCGCAAGCTGGCCCGGCAGATGGGCGTGAGTGAAGGAACAGCCTATCGTGCGGTCAAAGAAGCGGAAAACATGGGTATTGTGGTTACCCGCGAACGGATTGGTACCGTACGGATCGAGAAACGCCCGCGCGGAATCTCTGATCAGCTGACCTTTGCCGATGTGGCGGAGATTGTAGAGGGCAAAGTACTCGGCGGTGGCAGTGGTCTGGACAAAACGCTTGTTAAATATGCGATTGGTGCAATGAAGATGGACGCGATGATGCGTTATGTGGAAGCGGGCAGTCTGTTGATCGTAGGTAACCGTGAGGATGCTCATTCTCTTGCACTGGAACACGGAGCAGCCGTGCTGATTACAGGCGGCTTCGGTACGAGTCTGGAGGTCAAGGCACTCGCGGATGAGCGTGGACTGCCGATCATTTCTTCCCGTCATGATACCTTTACAGTTGCCTCGATGATCAACCGGGCGCTATTTGATCGGATGATCAAAAAGAAGATTATGCTGGTCGAGGATATTATCGCAGGCAAGCCCAAACCTGGTGTGCTCAAAGCTTCCAGTATGGCGGCGGATTTTTATGAAGTGGCGGAAAAGACCGGTTATCTGCGTCTGGCTGTCGTAGATGAATGGAACCGGGTGATCGGGATTGTCGGTCGCAAGGAAATCGAAGAGCTACAGGAAGATCAGCCGATCGAGAAAGTGCTGATTCGCAGACCGATAACGGCTACCTTGCAGACATCCCTGGCTTCGGCAGCCCAGACGATGATGTGGGAGGGTATTGATTTCCTGCCTATCGTCGATCGCAACCGCAAGCTGATCGGCACGGTGACCCGGCGTGAAGTGCTGCAGGCGATGCGAGATGCCCAGCAGGAGCCGCAGGCAGGCAACGTAGAGACGTTTGACCATCTGATCTGGAACGGATTTGCCGAGGAGCGGGATGAGGACGGAGGTATCGTCTACCATGGCTTTATAACGCCGCAGATGGCGACAGACCTCGGGAATATTTCCGAAGGTATTCTGATCTCGGTCATGATCCAGGCAGCGATTCGTACAGCGCGCCTGCTGAGTGGACATGATTACGTACTCGATAATATTTCAACGTACTTTTTGCGTCCGGTGCAGATCGAGGATGCGATTGTGATTCGTCCTATTGTGCTGGAATCCAGCCGTCGTACGTACAAGCTGGAGATCGAGATCATTTACGAAAATATGCCGGTCTCCAAGTCGGTACTGACTCTGCAATCGATCGACCACGGATAA
- a CDS encoding methyl-accepting chemotaxis protein, whose translation MKKQLILMMCLITIIPMVVFGAFSLISTTHKIQKDAYNMNEQNVELVLQKAQTLVNTELAMLQQLATNPELKQFTPAQLPQVKNLLVQTSKLHPELQTIVFSSKDGQQLAKNTDADLDNVSDRDYFKQLISTQKQVVSDVLVSKSSGKKIINIVYPVFDNTNTLTGLIQCSLPLDSMSAYAKEFSINGQTAYIADRTGVILAHPVAASLDTDIKSTPSFQQGSAGQSGTVTYGEGANKKLVSFVPDPVTGWTVFSEKSYNLIMEDYYTLLYNSMIILAVSLLAAIAAGYIFSTRLTRPIMQLVQVTRAVAEGDLTSTWTIRSKNEVGALSDALAEMTGNLRNIVSHLKDTSLHLASSSEELTASAGETSYASQHIAESIQEMAAGSDRQAEHVHHTSSTVHQMADGIQNIAGSAQEVASTAVLTSTKVTEGDEALRAAGNEITKLKSIFGDLSGSVNNLDNHSQTINQIVSVIAQIAKQTNLLSLNAGIEAARAGEHGKGFSVVAKEISNLADEASSSANQISSLIDSIQKEIHTVVNKTEAGSQEVEQSIHAVHTAGQSFGLIRQYVQEVAQSIQSVSSASSNLSSGTQQVIQSVNQMSDITSTSVGEIESVSAATEQQLATMEEIAASSAVLSNVAQELKVMVEKFKV comes from the coding sequence ATGAAAAAACAGTTAATCCTGATGATGTGTCTGATTACAATCATTCCCATGGTTGTATTCGGTGCATTCAGCCTGATCAGCACCACCCACAAAATTCAAAAAGACGCTTATAACATGAACGAGCAGAATGTTGAACTGGTACTACAGAAAGCGCAAACATTGGTAAATACAGAGCTCGCTATGCTGCAGCAGCTCGCCACCAATCCCGAACTCAAGCAATTTACTCCCGCTCAATTACCGCAGGTCAAAAATCTGCTCGTCCAGACTTCCAAGCTACACCCGGAACTGCAAACGATCGTATTCAGCAGCAAAGACGGCCAGCAGCTCGCCAAAAACACCGATGCCGATCTCGATAATGTCAGCGACCGCGATTATTTCAAACAGCTGATCTCCACCCAGAAGCAGGTTGTATCCGACGTACTCGTCAGCAAATCCTCCGGCAAAAAAATCATCAATATCGTTTATCCCGTTTTTGATAATACCAATACATTGACTGGTCTGATCCAGTGTTCACTGCCGCTCGATAGCATGAGCGCCTATGCCAAGGAGTTCTCCATTAACGGTCAGACCGCCTATATCGCTGACCGTACAGGGGTTATTCTCGCTCATCCTGTTGCTGCTTCCCTGGACACGGATATCAAGTCCACTCCATCCTTCCAGCAAGGTTCTGCCGGTCAATCGGGCACTGTGACCTATGGGGAAGGGGCTAACAAAAAGCTGGTTTCTTTTGTACCTGATCCGGTAACAGGCTGGACCGTATTCAGCGAGAAATCCTACAACCTCATTATGGAAGATTATTACACACTGCTGTACAACAGTATGATTATTCTTGCAGTTTCCCTGCTGGCTGCTATTGCTGCCGGATATATTTTCTCTACCCGTCTGACACGCCCGATTATGCAGCTGGTTCAGGTGACCCGTGCGGTAGCAGAAGGTGATCTGACCTCCACCTGGACTATCCGATCCAAAAATGAAGTAGGCGCCCTGTCCGATGCACTGGCAGAAATGACCGGGAATCTGCGGAATATCGTCTCCCATCTCAAAGACACTTCTCTTCATCTGGCATCCTCTTCCGAAGAGCTGACAGCGAGCGCAGGCGAGACTTCCTATGCCTCCCAGCATATTGCCGAGTCTATACAGGAAATGGCTGCCGGTTCCGATCGCCAGGCAGAGCATGTACATCATACATCCTCCACTGTTCACCAGATGGCCGATGGTATCCAGAATATCGCCGGCAGTGCCCAGGAAGTCGCTTCTACCGCGGTGCTGACTTCGACCAAAGTCACCGAAGGAGACGAAGCTCTCCGCGCTGCCGGCAATGAAATCACCAAACTAAAATCCATTTTTGGCGATTTATCCGGTTCTGTGAACAATTTGGATAATCACTCGCAGACGATTAATCAGATTGTCAGTGTTATCGCCCAGATTGCCAAACAGACCAATCTGTTATCCCTGAATGCCGGTATTGAAGCGGCACGCGCAGGTGAACATGGCAAAGGATTCAGCGTAGTCGCCAAAGAAATCAGCAATCTGGCAGATGAAGCTTCTTCTTCGGCCAATCAGATCAGCAGTCTGATCGACAGTATCCAAAAAGAAATTCATACCGTAGTCAACAAGACGGAAGCAGGTTCTCAGGAAGTGGAACAAAGTATCCATGCCGTCCATACCGCCGGACAGTCTTTTGGATTGATTCGCCAGTACGTCCAGGAAGTCGCACAGAGTATTCAGAGCGTCTCCTCCGCTTCTTCCAATCTATCCAGCGGTACACAGCAGGTGATCCAGTCGGTCAATCAGATGTCTGATATTACCAGCACGTCTGTAGGTGAGATTGAATCGGTGTCAGCCGCTACCGAACAGCAGCTGGCGACAATGGAAGAAATCGCTGCTTCCTCCGCGGTATTATCGAATGTTGCTCAGGAACTTAAAGTCATGGTCGAGAAGTTCAAAGTATAA
- a CDS encoding hemolysin family protein has product MGHEFDLGTLLLNLALVFVLVFLNGFFVAAEFSLVKVRHSRLTQLQSEGNRLAGYALKVNSKLDAYLSATQFGITLASLGLGWIGEPAISELLVEPIMYKLGFGDPTIITTVSVVIGFAVITFLHIVLGELAPKSLAIQRTDGVSLALSGPLLFFYRVFFPFIWLLNMAANAVLRLVGIEPASEADGAHSEEEIRILMNQSAKSGVMDEGEIELVNNIFEFSDRLAREVMLPRTDMTCLYTNLSREENLAIINDTKHSRYPVAVEDKDRIIGFVHITDVLLSPVNQPYDLASLARPILNVPESMEISHVLQLMQKNHAQLTLVVDEYGGTAGLLTAEEILEEIVGDLYDEFEDERPEMEMLGDIISVDGRMLIEDVNELAGVEIDDDEVDSIGGWMFKELEGVPEVGKTVEVDGVVFEVAESERLRIMRVHVHPLPQAEETDSEDNREDKDSHS; this is encoded by the coding sequence TTGGGGCATGAGTTTGACTTAGGCACTTTATTGCTTAATTTGGCACTGGTATTTGTGCTTGTATTTTTGAATGGATTTTTTGTGGCGGCGGAGTTCTCACTGGTCAAAGTGAGACATTCGCGTCTTACCCAGCTGCAAAGCGAAGGAAATCGTCTGGCAGGATATGCACTCAAGGTAAACAGCAAGCTGGATGCCTACCTGTCGGCGACCCAGTTCGGGATTACCCTGGCTTCTCTGGGTCTCGGCTGGATCGGGGAACCGGCGATTTCGGAGCTGCTGGTTGAACCGATTATGTACAAGCTTGGCTTTGGCGATCCCACGATCATTACAACCGTATCGGTTGTAATCGGATTTGCTGTAATTACGTTCCTGCATATCGTACTGGGCGAGCTGGCACCCAAATCACTGGCGATTCAGCGCACAGATGGTGTGTCACTGGCGCTTTCCGGACCGCTGCTGTTCTTTTATCGGGTATTTTTCCCGTTTATCTGGCTGCTCAATATGGCGGCCAATGCCGTACTGCGCCTGGTGGGTATCGAACCGGCCAGTGAAGCAGATGGAGCGCATTCGGAGGAAGAGATCCGTATTCTGATGAATCAGAGTGCCAAAAGCGGTGTGATGGACGAAGGCGAGATTGAGTTGGTTAACAATATTTTCGAGTTTTCCGACCGATTGGCTCGTGAAGTTATGCTGCCTCGTACGGATATGACCTGTCTCTACACCAATCTGTCCCGGGAAGAAAATCTGGCGATCATTAATGATACCAAGCATTCACGCTATCCGGTCGCGGTAGAAGACAAGGACAGAATTATCGGATTCGTACATATTACGGATGTTCTGCTGTCTCCGGTCAATCAGCCCTATGATCTGGCATCGCTTGCCCGTCCGATTCTGAATGTACCGGAATCGATGGAGATCAGTCATGTACTGCAGCTGATGCAAAAAAACCATGCCCAGCTTACACTGGTTGTGGATGAATACGGAGGAACCGCCGGACTGCTGACTGCAGAAGAGATTCTGGAAGAGATCGTCGGTGATCTATACGATGAATTCGAGGATGAGCGACCAGAGATGGAGATGCTGGGTGATATTATTTCCGTCGATGGCCGGATGTTGATCGAGGATGTCAACGAATTGGCCGGTGTAGAGATCGATGACGATGAAGTCGATTCGATTGGTGGCTGGATGTTCAAAGAACTCGAAGGCGTACCGGAAGTCGGGAAAACCGTTGAAGTGGATGGAGTCGTATTCGAAGTGGCAGAATCGGAGCGCCTGCGGATTATGCGAGTGCATGTACATCCTCTTCCCCAAGCAGAAGAAACCGATTCCGAGGATAATCGCGAGGATAAGGATTCCCATTCCTGA
- a CDS encoding HAD hydrolase-like protein, translating into MKDGSALKKPQAMMFDMDGTLFETETVLLPAYHNTFEILREEGLYHGDTPPDEIILSCLGMLLEDIWTRVIPGAEPRTVARANQLLLDLQVDGMKAGTSRLYPHVMETLTYLHDQGVRLFIASNGLEGYVKGVVEIHQMSSLLEGVYSAGEYQTASKVDLVRLLLDNHDITSAWMVGDRSSDVEAGVKNSQTVIGCNYADFGDTSELDGSDVIITSFDQLRRLYDEAQ; encoded by the coding sequence ATGAAGGATGGATCTGCACTGAAAAAGCCGCAAGCGATGATGTTTGATATGGATGGAACGCTGTTTGAGACCGAGACGGTGCTGCTTCCTGCCTATCACAATACATTCGAGATTCTGCGTGAAGAAGGATTGTATCATGGAGATACGCCGCCGGACGAGATTATTCTAAGCTGTCTGGGCATGCTGCTGGAAGATATCTGGACCCGTGTTATTCCGGGGGCCGAGCCGCGTACTGTCGCAAGAGCGAACCAGCTGCTGCTGGATCTGCAGGTAGATGGCATGAAAGCCGGCACTTCCCGTCTGTACCCGCACGTGATGGAGACACTGACCTATTTGCATGATCAGGGCGTCCGTCTGTTTATTGCTAGTAATGGCCTAGAGGGTTATGTCAAAGGTGTAGTGGAAATACATCAGATGAGCTCGCTGCTGGAAGGGGTATACAGTGCAGGCGAATATCAGACTGCATCCAAAGTCGATCTGGTCCGGCTGCTGCTGGACAATCACGATATCACTTCTGCCTGGATGGTCGGTGATCGTTCATCGGATGTAGAGGCTGGCGTCAAAAACAGCCAGACGGTGATCGGATGCAACTATGCAGACTTCGGTGATACGAGTGAGCTGGATGGATCGGATGTTATTATTACTTCATTTGACCAGCTGCGCCGTCTATATGATGAGGCGCAGTAG
- a CDS encoding bifunctional metallophosphatase/5'-nucleotidase codes for MNTEAAHDVLTILHTNDIHSHFENMGILAAIAGDYTDRLGRDHVLLVDIGDHMDRMSPETEGSEGGANIDIINMTGYDAVTIGNNEGLTYTSPILNQAYAGIICPVICSNVIEHESGIPPVWMRTHQIIEKGSWKIGLIGATAPYGDFYDLLGWDVSDPVSSLRPLVDQLRGEVDLLVMLSHLGLSADQRLAEQLPEIDVILGGHSHHVLDRPLWVGSTVLGAAGKFGQYMGQMTWQKDTLGGRAHLLDGGLIAITENMPREEAVEAAIVLHRQRAEERMSRTVAILEAPLKIDYERESSLGNLLAQAVRRYTGAELSIVNAGQLLDELPAGEITESLLHRLCPSPINPCITLLRGSSIRRALEQSLLSEFTNKAIMGYGFRGKILGCLCVDGLKITCDLSRPAYQRITGLEINGQPLQDDQEYSVGSLDMFTFRIGYDSLSESAGVTYMLSEFIRDLLRSELQTPGAVQSCAGARWFMV; via the coding sequence ATGAATACAGAAGCAGCGCACGATGTGCTTACGATACTGCATACCAATGATATTCACAGTCATTTTGAAAACATGGGCATTCTCGCCGCTATCGCCGGAGATTACACGGACAGACTGGGACGCGATCATGTACTGCTCGTTGATATTGGAGATCATATGGACCGGATGTCTCCCGAGACCGAAGGGTCGGAAGGCGGCGCCAATATCGATATTATCAATATGACCGGATATGATGCTGTGACAATTGGTAACAATGAAGGACTTACCTACACATCGCCTATATTGAATCAGGCGTATGCAGGTATTATTTGTCCGGTCATATGCAGCAATGTGATTGAACATGAGAGTGGCATACCGCCTGTATGGATGAGAACCCATCAGATTATCGAAAAGGGCAGCTGGAAAATCGGCTTGATCGGTGCCACAGCTCCTTATGGAGATTTCTATGACTTGCTAGGATGGGATGTCAGTGATCCGGTCAGCAGTCTGCGTCCACTGGTCGATCAGTTGCGCGGGGAAGTGGATCTGCTCGTGATGCTTTCGCATCTGGGGCTGTCGGCGGATCAGCGGCTGGCAGAGCAGCTGCCGGAAATCGATGTGATTCTAGGTGGACATAGTCACCATGTACTGGATCGTCCGCTCTGGGTAGGATCTACAGTGCTCGGTGCAGCCGGCAAGTTTGGCCAGTATATGGGACAGATGACCTGGCAAAAGGATACGCTTGGCGGACGTGCGCATCTGCTGGACGGAGGTCTGATTGCTATCACGGAAAATATGCCGCGCGAAGAAGCGGTAGAAGCGGCTATCGTACTCCACAGGCAGCGGGCAGAAGAGCGGATGAGCCGTACAGTGGCGATACTGGAAGCTCCGCTGAAGATTGATTACGAACGGGAATCCTCGCTTGGCAATCTGCTGGCACAGGCGGTACGCCGCTATACAGGTGCCGAGTTGTCGATCGTAAATGCAGGACAGCTGCTGGATGAACTGCCTGCCGGCGAGATCACAGAGTCGCTTCTGCACCGACTGTGCCCGTCTCCAATTAATCCGTGCATTACCCTGCTGCGCGGTAGCAGTATTCGGCGTGCACTGGAGCAGTCCTTATTGTCCGAATTTACGAATAAGGCCATTATGGGCTATGGCTTCCGCGGCAAAATTCTTGGCTGTCTGTGTGTAGACGGACTGAAGATTACCTGTGATCTGTCCAGACCGGCGTATCAGCGTATTACCGGCCTGGAAATTAACGGCCAGCCGCTGCAGGATGATCAGGAATACAGCGTGGGATCACTCGATATGTTCACTTTCCGGATCGGTTATGATTCACTCAGCGAGAGTGCAGGCGTAACCTATATGCTGTCGGAATTTATCCGCGATCTGCTGCGCAGCGAGCTGCAGACACCGGGAGCGGTGCAGTCCTGTGCCGGAGCGCGCTGGTTTATGGTATGA
- a CDS encoding YlbF family regulator, with amino-acid sequence MNIYDKAHELSAAIRDSKEVTDITAALKLIESDPESQRMLDDFRTRQMEVQQRMMSGDMPNPEEMEQMEKLFEVLNLNLNIRRLFDAEQRLSTIIEDINKIITDSLSHLYGGAAE; translated from the coding sequence ATGAATATTTACGATAAGGCACATGAATTATCTGCAGCTATTCGCGACAGCAAAGAAGTAACCGATATTACAGCCGCTCTGAAATTGATCGAGAGCGACCCGGAAAGCCAGCGTATGCTGGACGACTTCCGTACGCGTCAGATGGAAGTACAGCAGCGCATGATGTCCGGCGATATGCCGAACCCGGAAGAGATGGAGCAAATGGAAAAACTGTTCGAGGTGCTGAACCTGAACCTGAATATCCGCCGTTTGTTCGATGCCGAGCAGCGTCTGAGCACCATCATCGAAGATATCAACAAAATTATCACGGACAGCCTGAGCCATCTGTATGGCGGAGCTGCTGAATAA
- the yfkAB gene encoding radical SAM/CxCxxxxC motif protein YfkAB, translated as MTVIHRSEWPLKELSPSYDPWDPLLSLRQYGKHTLTSVEMTVTNLCNMRCEHCAVGDSLVMREPDMIPLPLMLKRLDEVENLQTISITGGEPTFRKQTVDEVIVPLLRYARERGIRSQINSNLTLDIGRYEKLLPYLDVMHISFNYTSPDDFHEVGFANSGHPVPREAAVRMYDKMMENTRRLSEAGMFISAESMINYRTHRKLPEIHRIIGEMGCKRHEVHPMYAADFAASLPVLSLGDFRAAIHDLLDHRDQEMWMLFGTLPFFSCNPDTADRELVSRLYREKNVTVRNDPDGRNRVNVNMFTGDVFVTDFAAIPAFGNIHNRKLDDVFGEWSNNHPLNQQVNCHCDAAACCGPNLLVADMYYKDTDFKSRKALL; from the coding sequence ATGACAGTAATACACAGAAGTGAATGGCCGCTGAAAGAATTATCCCCGAGTTATGACCCGTGGGACCCGCTGCTGTCGCTTCGCCAGTATGGCAAACATACGCTTACCAGCGTAGAGATGACCGTCACCAATTTGTGCAATATGCGCTGTGAGCATTGCGCGGTAGGTGATTCGCTGGTGATGCGTGAGCCGGATATGATTCCGCTGCCGCTGATGCTGAAGCGGCTGGATGAAGTAGAGAACCTCCAGACGATCAGTATTACCGGAGGAGAGCCTACATTCCGCAAGCAAACTGTGGATGAAGTCATTGTGCCTTTACTTCGATATGCGCGTGAGCGTGGAATCCGTTCACAGATCAACTCCAATCTGACGCTGGATATTGGCCGGTATGAGAAATTGCTGCCATATCTGGATGTAATGCATATTTCGTTTAACTACACATCGCCCGATGACTTCCATGAGGTGGGATTTGCTAACAGCGGACATCCTGTTCCGCGCGAGGCAGCTGTGCGCATGTATGACAAAATGATGGAGAATACCCGTCGGCTGAGTGAAGCAGGCATGTTTATTTCTGCCGAATCTATGATTAACTACCGTACACACCGCAAGCTGCCCGAGATTCATCGTATTATTGGTGAAATGGGCTGCAAGCGCCATGAAGTGCATCCGATGTATGCGGCTGATTTTGCAGCAAGCCTGCCAGTATTATCGCTCGGCGACTTCCGCGCAGCGATTCATGATCTGCTGGATCACCGTGATCAGGAGATGTGGATGTTGTTCGGTACACTTCCATTCTTCAGCTGCAATCCGGATACGGCCGATCGTGAACTGGTATCTCGTCTGTATCGTGAAAAGAATGTAACGGTACGTAATGATCCGGACGGACGCAACCGGGTTAACGTGAATATGTTTACCGGTGATGTGTTTGTAACGGATTTTGCCGCGATTCCGGCTTTTGGCAATATTCACAATCGTAAGCTGGATGATGTGTTCGGCGAGTGGAGCAATAATCATCCACTGAATCAGCAGGTAAACTGCCACTGTGATGCGGCAGCTTGCTGTGGACCGAATCTGCTGGTAGCGGATATGTATTACAAAGACACGGATTTCAAATCACGCAAGGCACTGCTGTAA